One region of Eupeodes corollae chromosome 1, idEupCoro1.1, whole genome shotgun sequence genomic DNA includes:
- the LOC129938563 gene encoding uncharacterized protein LOC129938563, whose amino-acid sequence MASSIPNFDEKLESWDSYKERLEHYFIALDIEDQNKKKSILINCVGPGNYERIRNLCFPSSVNDKEYEELLKIFGNLFTPSIVIFKERKEFYNARKYKTEKATAWHERVCRLAINCKFGTRTEETLLDKFVTAFDGVVFERFCEEGSDLALSKALEIAQRYETIEAPRSVQKPEPKKYHQKNDNNHQKQPNQKQHPDNQPGHSQKPKKIFVPRNVNKPTTKVEVNLNVKKN is encoded by the coding sequence atggcttcATCTATTCcgaattttgatgaaaaattagAGTCATGGGACTCCTACAAGGAGCGTCTTGAGCATTATTTCATAGCTTTAGATATCGaagatcaaaacaaaaagaaatcaatacTCATTAATTGTGTTGGACCGGGAAATTATGAGAGAATACGAAATCTTTGTTTTCCAAGTTCAGTAAATGACAAAGAATATGaagaattattgaaaatattcgGTAATCTATTTACTCCATCTATCGTGATTTTCAAAGAACGTAAGGAGTTTTATAACGCTCGGAAATATAAGACCGAAAAAGCGACAGCATGGCATGAAAGAGTTTGTCGATTGGCAATAAATTGCAAGTTTGGCACACGTACCGAAGAAACGTTGCTTGATAAATTTGTGACTGCATTTGATGGCGTTGTATTCGAAAGATTCTGTGAAGAAGGATCCGATTTGGCATTATCAAAAGCTCTGGAGATTGCGCAGCGATACGAGACAATAGAAGCACCAAGAAGTGTCCAAAAGCCTGAACCAAAGAAATACCATCAGAAGAACGATAATAATCATCAAAAGcaaccaaaccaaaaacaacacccAGACAATCAACCCGGACATTCACAAAAGCCGAAAAAGATCTTTGTTCCAAGAAATGTTAACAAGCCAACGACTAAAGTTGAAGTTAACTTAAACgttaaaaagaattga
- the LOC129939947 gene encoding beta-galactosidase — translation MKSKSSTNLLAMTGGLLLVSAIIAIGMRFVLGEITVPPLHYLERKFTIDYDRNVFLMDSKPFRYVSGSFHYFRAVPEVWRDRLRTMRACGLNAVDTYIEWSLHNPKDGEYTFEGIADVERFIKIAEEEGLYVILRPGPYICAERDNGGLPHWLFTKYPGIKPRTSDTNYTSEVAIWYGNIMKRMQKYLYGRGGPIIMVQVENEYGSFDACDKNYLNWLRDETNKYVRSDAVLFTTDIPNDRISCGKIDDVFATTDFGLERAQEIDDVWSTLRSVQPNGPLVNSEFYPGWLTHWQEPNERRDATAVAEALRNILTYGANVNIYMFFGGTNFEFTAGANDWGFGNYTPDITSYDYDAVMDEAGDVTPKYMKVREVLQDYMIMPNLEVPEKSQKTAYGSIQLKPMGDVLSATGIEALSTKKVIAKMPMSFEELDQYSGLVLYETVLPKLEIDPTLLTVNKLHDRALIYVDGMFLGTLSRQNKIYSLPLNAGSEGAKLQILVENQGRINFNIANDTKGILGPVTLQKLNGSTIELFDWSSNSLPLESEQIQKFLDIQKKSGKCSEQQGILLNGPVVLYGELTIETDPTDTYLDTDGWGKGVAYINGFNLGRYWPLVGPQITMYVPGPILRKGVNEIVFLEYQKTSPDLRIKFSDVARLDA, via the exons aTGAAATCTAAATCTAGTACTAATTTGCTTGCGATGACGGGTGGACTTCTATTGGTGTCGGCAATAATTGCCATCGGTATGAGATTTGTCCTGGGCGAAATAACCGTACCG cCACTACATTATTTGGAGCGAAAATTCACCATTGACTACGATCGAAATGTCTTCCTTATGGATTCAAAGCCTTTCCGGTATGTATCTGGATCTTTTCACTACTTCCGAGCGGTACCAGAAGTTTGGCGCGATCGGCTTAGAACGATGCGTGCTTGTGGATTGAATGCAGTCGATAC atATATAGAATGGTCGTTGCATAATCCAAAAGACGGTGAATATACATTCGAGGGAATTGCTGATGTGGAAAGATTCATCAAAATAGCTGAAGAGGAAGGCTTATACGTCATTCTACGCCCTGGTCCATATATTTGCGCTGAACGAGATAAT GGTGGTCTGCCGCATTGGCTTTTTACCAAATATCCCGGTATTAAGCCTCGTACAAGCGATACCAATTATACGTCGGAAGTTGCTATTTGGTACGGTAATATCATGAAACGTATGCAGAAGTATCTGTATGGTAGAGGGGGACCGATTATAATGGTGCAAGTCGAAAATGAGTATGGATCTTTTGATGCATGCGACAAAAACTACCTTAATTGGCTCCGTGATGAAACGAACAAATACGTTCGTAGTGATGCAGTGTTATTTACAACCGACATTCCAAATGATCGCATAAGTTGTGGCAAAATCGATGATGTTTTCGCAACTACAGACTTTGGTCTTGAAAGAg CTCAAGAAATCGATGATGTTTGGTCAACTCTTAGATCAGTTCAACCAAATGGACCCCTTGTTAACTCAGAATTCTATCCGGGTTGGCTTACTCACTGGCAAGAGCCAAATGAGCGCAGGGATGCAACTGCAGTTGCTGAAGCATTGAG AAATATCCTAACATATGGTGCGAACGTTAACATTTACATGTTCTTTGGTGGAACAAACTTTGAATTTACAGCTGGAGCTAATGACTGGGGTTTCGGAAATTACACACCTGACATAACTTCCTACGACTATGACGCTGTTATGGATGAGGCAGGAGACGTGACTCCTAAATATATGAAAGTCCGAGAGGTTTTACAAGATTATATGATAATGCCAAACTTAGAGGTACCTGAAAAGAGCCAAAAAACAGCCTATGGTTCTATTCAATTGAAGCCAATGGGTGATGTTCTTTCGGCAACCGGTATTGAAGCACTGTCGACAAAGAAAGTTATAGCAAAAATGCCGATGTCTTTCGAAGAACTTGATCAATATTCCGGTTTGGTACTTTATGAGACTGTTCTTCCTAAACTGGAAATAGACCCAACTTTGTTGACAGTTAACAAACTGCACGATAGAGCCTTGATCTATGTAGATGGAATGTTTCTTGGCACACTATCACGTcagaataaaatatattcacTGCCACTAAATGCAGGATCAGAGGGCGCGAAACTACAAATTCTTGTAGAAAACCAAGGTCGCATTAACTTTAACATTGCAAACGATACCAAAGGCATTTTAGGTCCAGTCACACTTCAAAAACTCAACGGTAGTACTATCGAACTATTTGATTGGTCCTCAAATTCTTTGCCATTGGAAAGTGAACAgattcaaaagtttttagatATTCAAAAGAAATCTGGAAAATGTTCAGAACAACAAGGTATTCTTCTCAATGGACCAGTTGTTTTGTACGGTGAGTTGACCATTGAGACAGACCCAACTGACACCTATCTTGATACTGATGGTTGGGGAAAGGGTGTTGCATATATTAACGGATTCAACTTGGGAAGATACTGGCCATTAGTGGGCCCACAGATCACAATGTATGTTCCGGGACCAATACTTCGAAAAGGTgtcaatgaaatagtttttttggaGTATCAGAAAACGTCTCCAGATTTGCGAATAAAATTCTCTGATGTTGCTCGCTTGGATGCTTAA